A stretch of DNA from Micromonospora sp. WMMD1155:
CAGGATCACCCGCTCGCGGGTGAGGCCGCCTCATCCGAAACGGGTGAAGCCACGGGAGGTGCCGGCCCGGTCAACCGGTTTCGAGCAGTCCGCGCAGGTAGGCGGCCTGACCCACGTGTTGCAGGTCGTCCTCGGCGACGCTGACCAGCCGGACGCCGAGGGTCACCGGCGGGTCCCACGCCTCGTCCACGACGCGGTCCAGGTCCGCCGGGCGCAGACCGGCCAGGAACTCTCCGGTACGCGACGCGACCGCCCCGTAGTAGTCGATCAACGCCTGCGCGCTCTCCGGCCGTACCGCCGCGACCTGCGCGGGTGAATGCCCGTAGCCGGTGTCGTCGGGGTCGGCGGTGAGGCCGAACCGTCCGGCCCAGTCGCCACTCACCCAGATCTGCTCGGCGTCGAGCAGCTCGGCGACGTGATGGTCCTGCACCCGGGTGAGGTGCCAGACCAGCCAGCCGATCGAGTTGTGGCCCCCTGCCGGTTGGTGGCGCAGATGCTCCGGGCTGAGGCCGTCCACCGCCGCGCGGACGAGGTCGGGCAGCCGGTCGTAGGTTTCGGTCAACAGATCACTCACGTCCACCGGGCACGCCTCCTGGTCGGTTTCCGGTCAGGTACCGCCGAGGGCGGGTGCCCAAACCTCGGCCAGTACGGTGATCGAATGGTCGCG
This window harbors:
- a CDS encoding DUF664 domain-containing protein — its product is MDVSDLLTETYDRLPDLVRAAVDGLSPEHLRHQPAGGHNSIGWLVWHLTRVQDHHVAELLDAEQIWVSGDWAGRFGLTADPDDTGYGHSPAQVAAVRPESAQALIDYYGAVASRTGEFLAGLRPADLDRVVDEAWDPPVTLGVRLVSVAEDDLQHVGQAAYLRGLLETG